A window of the Balneola sp. genome harbors these coding sequences:
- a CDS encoding SDR family oxidoreductase: MDNKIVLIVGGSGGIGSATAKKFGDAGAKVVLASRNKTNVESVAKEINDAGGEAYAIEVDAKDQASVEKMAEEISSQLGKIDILINAFGQGIIQPFLDIDPKDAKEIIDTNVYGTFLVTQTVMKNMNEDETTSVVMFPGTMGKYVMKNASVYAASKFAIQGFTKALVEEQRRGKTKFSLLYLGGVDTAFWDDDRVNMRVKKDMMLTPDEVADAVFYAVNQPSGSVMNEVVIQPESHQLV; this comes from the coding sequence ATGGATAATAAAATTGTATTAATTGTTGGCGGTTCAGGTGGAATTGGAAGTGCAACGGCTAAAAAATTTGGTGATGCAGGGGCTAAGGTGGTTCTTGCTTCAAGAAATAAAACAAACGTTGAAAGCGTAGCTAAAGAAATTAATGATGCCGGCGGAGAAGCTTACGCGATTGAGGTCGATGCCAAAGACCAAGCTTCAGTAGAGAAAATGGCAGAAGAGATTAGCAGTCAGCTTGGTAAAATTGATATACTCATCAATGCATTTGGTCAGGGTATCATCCAGCCCTTCTTGGATATTGATCCAAAAGATGCCAAAGAAATCATCGATACCAATGTGTACGGTACTTTTCTAGTTACCCAAACCGTGATGAAAAATATGAACGAGGATGAGACTACTTCGGTGGTTATGTTTCCCGGTACTATGGGTAAATATGTAATGAAGAATGCATCTGTTTACGCGGCATCAAAATTTGCCATCCAAGGGTTTACCAAAGCACTGGTTGAGGAACAGCGTCGCGGTAAAACAAAATTCTCCCTGCTCTATTTAGGCGGAGTTGACACTGCTTTTTGGGATGATGACAGAGTAAACATGCGGGTCAAGAAAGACATGATGCTAACCCCTGATGAAGTTGCTGATGCCGTATTTTACGCAGTAAATCAGCCTTCAGGTTCTGTAATGAATGAAGTGGTTATTCAGCCTGAAAGTCATCAGTTGGTTTGA